In one window of Flavobacterium ginsengisoli DNA:
- the ybeY gene encoding rRNA maturation RNase YbeY — protein sequence MINFNYETDFTLGDEQAFSDWLSAVIVSENKNEGEINYIFCDDEYLHKINVEYLDHDTLTDIISFDYSVGNELNGDIFVSVERVADNAKDFNVSFAEELKRVLSHGILHYCGYKDKSEEEAQLMRQKEEEKMKMFHVEQ from the coding sequence ATGATAAATTTTAATTACGAAACAGATTTTACTTTAGGAGACGAGCAGGCTTTTAGTGACTGGCTTAGTGCTGTAATTGTTTCTGAAAACAAGAATGAAGGAGAAATCAATTATATATTTTGTGATGATGAGTATCTTCATAAAATCAATGTAGAATATTTAGATCACGACACTTTAACTGATATAATTAGTTTTGATTATTCAGTTGGTAACGAGTTAAATGGAGATATTTTTGTTTCTGTAGAACGCGTTGCAGATAATGCAAAAGACTTCAATGTTTCATTTGCTGAAGAACTTAAAAGGGTGCTATCTCATGGTATACTACATTACTGTGGATACAAAGATAAGTCAGAGGAAGAAGCTCAATTAATGAGACAGAAGGAAGAAGAGAAAATGAAGATGTTTCACGTGGAACAGTAA
- the mnmG gene encoding tRNA uridine-5-carboxymethylaminomethyl(34) synthesis enzyme MnmG translates to MFLEEYDVIVVGAGHAGSEAAAAAANLGSKTLLVTMSLQNIAQMSCNPAMGGIAKGQIVREIDALGGYSGIVSDKTAIQFKMLNKSKGPAMWSPRVQSDRMRFAEEWRMMLEATPNLDFYQEMVKGLIIEDGKIKGIRTSLGVEIRSKSVVLTNGTFLNGLIHIGEKQFGGGRAGESAATGITEDLIKAGFEAGRMKTGTPPRVDGRSLDYSKMNEEKGDATPAKFSYSDVTSPLTHQRSCYMTYTSLNVHDILREGFDRSPMFNGRIKSLGPRYCPSIEDKINRFADKERHQLFVEPEGWNTCEVYVNGFSTSLPEDIQFKALRSVAGFENVKFFRPGYAIEYDFFPPTQLKHTLETKLVEGLYFAGQINGTTGYEEAASQGLMAGINAHLKVHEKDPLILKRDEAYIGVLIDDLITKGTEEPYRMFTSRAEYRTLLRQDNADFRLTPMSYEIGLASEDRLRRMEKKLNESEKMVQFFKETSVTIAETNPILEAKESAPISQGDKMFKIFSRPQIELEDMLKFEKVEAYIKENDLDEEIVEQAVIQVKYSGYIEKERNNADKLNRLEEVKIPDNFDYNKIKSMSIEAKQKLSKIRPVTISQASRISGVSPSDISVLLIYMGR, encoded by the coding sequence ATGTTTTTAGAAGAATACGATGTTATTGTGGTTGGTGCAGGCCATGCTGGTTCTGAAGCTGCGGCTGCGGCTGCAAATTTGGGATCGAAAACTTTATTGGTTACAATGAGTTTGCAAAACATAGCACAGATGTCTTGTAATCCTGCGATGGGTGGAATTGCAAAAGGACAGATCGTTCGTGAAATTGATGCGCTTGGTGGATATTCAGGAATTGTTTCTGATAAGACTGCGATTCAGTTCAAGATGTTGAACAAATCAAAAGGACCTGCAATGTGGTCGCCAAGAGTTCAAAGTGATAGAATGCGTTTTGCAGAAGAATGGAGAATGATGTTGGAGGCAACTCCAAATCTTGATTTTTATCAAGAGATGGTAAAAGGGTTGATAATCGAAGATGGAAAGATAAAAGGAATTAGAACTTCACTTGGTGTGGAGATTCGTTCCAAATCTGTGGTTTTGACGAATGGTACTTTTTTGAATGGTTTAATTCATATCGGAGAAAAACAATTCGGAGGAGGTAGAGCAGGAGAAAGTGCTGCAACCGGAATTACAGAAGATTTGATCAAAGCAGGTTTTGAAGCTGGAAGAATGAAAACAGGAACGCCACCTCGAGTAGATGGACGTTCTTTAGATTATTCTAAAATGAATGAAGAAAAAGGAGATGCAACGCCAGCTAAGTTTTCTTATTCAGATGTGACTTCTCCGTTAACGCATCAGCGTTCTTGTTACATGACGTATACGTCTTTGAATGTTCATGATATTTTGAGAGAAGGTTTTGATCGTTCTCCAATGTTCAACGGAAGAATCAAAAGTTTGGGACCAAGATATTGTCCGTCGATTGAAGATAAAATAAATCGTTTTGCGGATAAAGAACGTCACCAATTATTTGTTGAGCCAGAAGGATGGAATACTTGCGAAGTTTACGTAAACGGATTTTCAACTTCACTTCCAGAAGATATCCAGTTCAAAGCGCTTCGTTCAGTTGCAGGTTTTGAAAATGTAAAATTCTTTAGACCTGGTTATGCAATCGAATATGATTTCTTTCCTCCAACGCAATTAAAACATACTTTGGAAACAAAGTTAGTTGAAGGATTATATTTTGCAGGACAGATTAACGGAACTACAGGTTACGAAGAAGCAGCTTCTCAAGGTTTGATGGCTGGAATAAATGCACACTTGAAAGTACATGAAAAAGATCCATTGATTTTAAAACGTGACGAAGCGTATATCGGAGTTCTAATTGATGACTTGATTACGAAAGGAACAGAAGAACCATATCGTATGTTTACATCAAGAGCGGAGTATAGAACTTTGTTACGTCAAGATAATGCCGATTTCAGATTGACTCCAATGTCATACGAAATTGGTTTAGCTTCTGAAGATCGTTTACGAAGAATGGAAAAGAAATTAAACGAATCTGAAAAGATGGTTCAATTCTTTAAAGAAACTAGTGTTACGATTGCAGAAACAAATCCGATTTTGGAAGCAAAAGAATCAGCACCAATTTCTCAAGGAGATAAAATGTTTAAGATTTTTTCTCGTCCACAAATTGAATTAGAAGATATGTTGAAATTTGAAAAGGTTGAAGCATATATCAAAGAAAATGATTTGGATGAAGAAATTGTAGAACAAGCCGTAATTCAGGTTAAATATTCTGGTTATATCGAAAAAGAAAGAAATAATGCAGATAAATTAAATCGTTTGGAAGAAGTGAAAATTCCAGACAATTTTGATTATAATAAAATCAAGTCGATGTCTATTGAAGCAAAACAGAAATTAAGCAAGATTCGTCCTGTAACTATTTCACAAGCTTCAAGAATTAGCGGAGTGTCACCAAGTGATATTTCCGTGCTTTTGATTTATATGGGAAGGTAA